AacagtataaaataaatagataattcaCCAGAAACTGGCTTCTAGATTTTAATTTTAGTGACCTTGAAATAACATACTTTAGTACCAAATGTTTAAACACTCATTATAATTGCTAACCAATGAAGTCAGCATTATTTATATCTGATCAGCTATCCAAAACtcgttaatttttcttttgaaaaaggcAGTAAAAAATCCCAGAGAATAAGAGGGAGACTACTAATTAAAGGTCATGTTTACTAATCTAGCACCATAATTCCAGTCTGAGGACCTCCCAAGCTGCTAGGAAGAAGGGAAGAGGTGAGGATGTTGGGAAAGTAAGCGCAGTTCTTAACTTGTGGCCCCATTTGTGCTCGAAGCGAAGACTGAGACTGGATAGAAGGCAGAAGCTGTGGTTCGGGTGTGAAGGAGGCCCTAGGGATGAGGAGAGTCAGGATTTCCTGGAACCAGTGCTGGAGTTGGCCTCATGAACTAGGGGGTTTCTTCTTGGCATCCATGTCCTTTTTAATTTCAAGTTTTTTAACCAGGTTTGGCATGTCATAATTTTGAGCCAGACACATTCCAACCAGGTTGCCAAAAGTAAATCCAACCAGGCACTGGACCATGATGTCAGCGAAGGCGGTGCGAAGGGCCTCTTTAAAATATTCTTGACTATGCTGAttgctaaatgaaatggagaggtcaaaggaaaggaaaaaaatcatacagtGATTTCCCGAATGATTCATCACTGTGCCTTTCAAGCATTCACAGTTCATTTATTCCTTAGGAAATCTGGAAACTAAAATTCAGGATATGGATTGTATATATTACAACTGGCAATATTTACTGTGCTCTTGGAAACTTGGCATGGATGTCAACTTTGATACCAATTACTACTTGTTTTACTGGTAGGTGTTTTTATAATAAGAATTCCATATTAGGAAAATGTCTATTAAAGTTAATCTGTTGTATGAGTAGCTgtatttttacttaattaaattcattttattttttcagtgctGTGTTTATTAAGTGTGTTTTACAATTATTtgggtttcatttatttttttgatatatttttattaatttcagagagagagagcgagagatagaaacatcaatgatgagagagaatcattgatcggctgcctcctgcatgctctctactggagatcaagcatgcaacctgggcatgtgctcccgCCCccgactgggatttgaaccctgacctcctggttcataggttgacattcaaccactgagccacaccagctgggatgtTTGGGGTTTTCAATGGGAGTAAGTAGGTTTAGGCTGTGGCTTCTGGAAGGCACTGTATGGGTGATACAAGGAATGCAATCACTTTGTATAGTTGATTAAATTTTGTATTCTTGAGATAGATGGAGTTATAATCTAAACAAATTGAcattttttatattgctttttgAAAAAGCAAGTACCTATTAAGACTGGATTCTTTTTCCGATGTTTTCATCTTTGATAACTATTACTGAGACTTTGAAACTTAGAGCCAGATTGAATCTTCTATCTCCTTCATTCCTTAGTTGTTTCATGGTAACACTGATCATGTCCTGAAACTCCTTTGCAAGGTGATATATCTCTCTTTTACTTCCTGTCTCTTCTGTAAGAACATGACTTTAGGCTCACCTCATCCTAAACCTGCATGACTGCCACAGCACCCCAAATGccaatctctccctttcccattcATTCTGCACATTGTAGCCAAAGTTCTCTTCCTACACTGCACTATGCATGTGCCACTCTTTTGCTCCAGTGGCTACTATTGCCTCCAGGATAAAATCTAAACTGCCATTCAAGTCTCTGCCTCACTGTATCACTGCCTTCCCAAAGTTACCTTCTGCCATCACCATTATGAATATTCCTCTCCATTTAGACCATCGCTACATATTTTCCCTCACACATGGttatgctcttttaaaaaaacatttattgttaaaagtattacatatgtccccttttatctCCCATTGGCCAGAGCctgccccccatcctccccccgccaccactaccccccaccccaggcctccaccaccctattgtctgtgcccatgggtaatgtatatatgcatacaagttctttggttgatctcctcccaACCAACCATCATCACCTGATGTTATGCTCCTTCATACCTTGTGTGCATTGCTATCTGGAATGCCCTCTGGCTCTCTCTTttacaaacttttttaaaaaaaatttattgttgaatttttttaaaatgtatttttattaatttcagagaggaagggagagggagagatagaaacatcgatgagagagaatcattgattggctgcctcctgcatgcccctcattggggatcaagcttgcaacccagacacatggcctgaccaggaattgaaccctggctgagaatcaaactgtgacctcctggttcataggttgacgctcaaccactgagcgacaccggccAAGCTCTGGCTTttctgaggtttctctctctttctcaatcctcacctgaggatatttttttcattgatttttagggagagtggaagagagagaaagaaagagagaaacattgatgtgagagaagcacattaaAGAAAATTCTCAgagaattttcatttattttattaaaaataacaatattttgtAAATCTGCTTACTTCAAATGTAAATTCTCCAGTACAATATAAAAAAGGAAGTATCATGCTGCAAATGACAaaatttcatccttttttattgctgagtaatatttatatatatcacatctttaTCCTTGCATCTATTGATAGATGCCTAGGTTGCTTCCAAAGcttgtctattgtaaataatgcttcaatgaacatagggtgcagatatcttttcatattagtgttttcattttctttgtataaatatccagaagtgcaAATTGGTGgctcatatggtagttctagttttaattttttgaagaacctccataatgttttctatattgtctgcaccaatttacaatctcaCCAACAGTGATGAAGGTTGCCAGAGAAGAAGGGGCTTGGagaatgggtgaaaaaagtgaaggggaaaaagaggtacaaacttccagctataaaataaataagccacagAAATCTAGTGCACCgtacagggaatatagtcaataattgtaataactttgcatggtgacagatggttactagacttattgtgattATTGTTTTGTAAGGTATACAAATGTTGAATCTATGTTGTATGTCTGAAACTAAGATAATATTATAAaccaactataataataaaaaaggcattATAATGCATAATTATATAAATTCCTGGTTTTCTTAATAAGAATCTTACTCTTTGATTCACAAATCCTGATGGTGAGTCaacatatttttgacattttgtaAAGGTTCCCATCAGATTGTAAGATCCATGAAATCATGGACTATGTCTGCTTTCCTTACTATGGAATCCTTAGCATTTATCATAGGATCTTGTACATAGTTGGTACTCAATAAAAATTGCATGTTATTAAGTGATTTTTAATTCACTTAGTATCTCAAGATAATTGAAAATTGGGCGCCATAGTATCAGAAGATAACAGTGAAACAATTCTTACAAAACTTCCCTTTACAGGTATGAGGGCTTGGACCATGCCTTACAGTGTTCTGATTACATTGAagataatgggaaaaatattggATGCAAGTTTTCCTATTTGGAGGAACCAGACTATAAAAATTTCTACATCTGTGTTAATGGATCATCAAAATCCCAGCTTATCAGACCCAGCTATTTCATTTTACAGCTTCAAAATATAGGTAACGTAAACAAACAACTTCAAAATGTTTCTCGTTTAAGCCATTTACAACCATGTGGAAGAGAAGAGATAGACATAGAacgagagagagatattgatagagatgatagagatatagagatgatGGAGATAGAGATATAAAGATATATACCTACTAAAATGCAAAGCCAGAAAAATGAGGGCCAACAGAGCATACAAGGACACTcttattaaatataaaagtatgGAAGATAAGTAATTGAATGAAGGATAAAGTGTCATTTTCATTTAGAACTCACAATCTACTACCCAGCTTCAAAGGGTTGATCTGCTATATAGTATTATTGTCTAGTGTTAGTGATGGAGTAATTATGGAATTACTTAGTTCCAGATCTCAATAAGCATATATTTGGATATTTTCTGAGTCTGAGTTCTTATCTCTAACAGTTACAACAATAACAGGTTCTAGAGTCAGCCACACTGTGGTCTGAATCTTGGATTTACCGCTTTTTAGCTATATGGCCTTGGGCAAGATACTTTTAACATCTATTtaatttcctcatcagtaaaatgaggataataaaagATTACCTCACAGATTTATTGTGAAATATGAATGAATTTATGATATAACATCCCTGGTTTAGTGCCTAAGACATcataaactttaaataaattagCTATGGTTGTGTTGTTTCTATGATGATTGTAGTAGTTTCTAATGGTGCTGTAGGGGATAAAAAATTTTTCCTCTACCATTCTAGGTTCTTTaactggtctaataattaaattgctATAAGACAGATTTAcaggaaaaaacaaatttaattacatatgtatgAGAGCCTCACATAGATATGAGAGGCCCAAAGACAATAAGGCAATTGAGGCTTATATGCTGTCCTGAGCTAAGGAGAAGGGGATAGGGGTCTGGGGCTTCAAAGGGAAGGATAACAATTCACAGGAAGATGGGAAGAGTAAAGgtttggtaaataaatgtttgcaatTCCATACAGAGACAGTAGGACACAGGAAGGACTTAGAACAAATAATCCCTGCCAGCTTCCCCCAGTTCACCGTGCCTGGCCcatactctttttattttattttatttttttatttggtgcccttgaccagaattgaacctgggacccttcagtacacaggctgacgctctatccactgagccaaaccagccagggctggcccaTAGTCTTTGTAGTTATCTCTGGTGATAGCTCTCTTCCTGGACCAGGCCATCTatttaaattctctttaaaaaagtaaaagaaataaaactgttccTGAGTCTTTTGGACCTTGATTGTCTTCAGCTCAGAACAACCCACGTGTCGAAGTGGCACATTTTGGAGCGATGTATTCTACTTCCCTTcactacaaaatgaaaaaaaaaatgactgtaaTGATTAGGCTCCTCTAACTTTTCTCTTGGGCTTTAATATTTGTCAATATGTGACTCACCAAAAATTAGTTTCCAAAATAATCAAGATTTATTAATAGCCCAAACTTGGTTGGCAAGCAACTTTGATTTTCATTCACATTATAGAGAATAGTCTTGAGCCATGAGGCAGGGGGTCCTGCGGGGGTGAGGCCaacggagtcctaacgaagcatgcccacCTCCGGAGACCTGTTCAAGACGCAGATCTGACTTTATTGTTTAAGTTCAGCGACATACATAACATTctagaccaatcagaagtttacaccatccttaggttaaccaatggtaggaaagatagggtactatgtaggggctctagggggcttactcaggcgggcgctgccacttcccggtgtgccgaggaagcttgtataggcggagtgcgctcacgccattgcatctgccactgcactgagataaatctcctgagctcttcccacagagCCACATGATTTATCCTGAAGGCTTAGGTTACTAGGTTTGCTACCATTGTAAtaagctagttattaataataggaagaagcCAAAGGAAGGCCAtacattataagcatggccacCTGGGCAGCTTCAACAGGAAGCTGTAAtgttacactccccagggaaccactggtccattctCTGCAgaccactggggggggggggggggggcaggcataTGCTCAATGAGTTGGGATGATGTAAGGTACTTGCTTCCAGTCAAACCTGGGGACAAAGATCAATGACTAGAGGAGAAGGTGGAGCCAGTGCAAGCCCACAAAACTCTGGAGAAACATAATTCCAAAACAAAAGCGTTCATGCTCTTGGCTCTTGGTTATTGGCTCTTGGCTCTTGGTGCTCTTGGCAGCCTTGGCTCTCTTGCTCCTCTGGCTTTGCTCCTACCCATgttccctccatagccatgtggccttgcAGACCCCTCATGCAATGGACTGATAGACTGTAGTTCGGAACACAAACTAACCCAGCCTGATGCTGGGTTAGACACTGCAaatatggaatggaaactctgagCAATGGCTTTAATTCTAGCCCTGCTAAACGCTGAGCTGGACTTTTTCCTTGGCAGGACAGAGAGAAATGGGACCTTGTAAAAGCAGGGATTTAACTCCACACAAATGCCACTCATTCTACCATGTGAGgctcaggaaattctttttcttgtgacATTGCAAGAAACCCACATACCCCTGGCAACAGATAGGGACAGGGAGAGCTCCCCTCAATGACAGGTTTACTTTGCTTTAATAAGGGCTACTACTAAACTTCAGTAACCTCCATGTTGAAatggtttctttttgcttttcagttAAACCTTTGCCACCAGACTATCTTAATATTATTGTGAAGAAGTCAGAGGATATTAACCTGGAATGGAACATACCTGAAGGACCCATTCCAGCAAATTGTTTCATTTATGAAATTAAGTTCACAGAAGATAATACTACCTGGATGgtatgaacattttatttatttgggaaaATCATAAATATagccttttaaataaaatagcaagCATGAAAACCAATCAATTGATATCCATGAGGAAtaaatgtgacatttatcttattttaatttccaaaaattcAAATCATCTAGTAGATAAAAGAAAGACCTTTGCTGTCTGAAAGTATAATCAATCATACCAATTTCAAAGCTACATAAGACCTTAGATATAATCCAGTCACTTACTTTCAATAATGTGTCAATAAATTAAAGTTGCCAAGTACATGAAAAAGATGGATTATAAAGAGATCTCaggaaagataaagaaagaaaaaaagaaagaaagaaagaaagaaagaaagaaagaaagaaagaaagaaagaaagaaagaaagaaagaaagaaagaaagaaagaaaagagaaaactccTTGAGGAATAGCCATCAGGTCAAAATTAGAGTTTGGTTGTGCTACCTGAGAATTGCTTGTAGCAAGGAAGAGAGACTAACTGGGGAAGTAGGCAATGTTTGCAAGACCGATTGCCCTCCAGCATCAACAATGTGGTGATGCCTTTAGCCCCACATTGTTGtatgttaattttattcattagtttccAATTTAAAGGATGGTGGAGATTAGGTGAGGTATTAGTTCTaatcaatttatttaataaacatgagAAAACCGGAGTTGAATTGATTTACAAGTCCCAAGGAAGTGAATTGACTTACAGTCAAATTACACAGCTAGAACTAAAATCCAGATCTTATTCCCAGTCCACTTTCACCAGAGAAAAAGTTACAATAAAAGCAAAGCTGTTATTTTGGATGAGAAACGCTCTTCAGctctttgaaatgtaaaattaaagtaattgcttcagtaattttttttccctttgagatCATCCAGCTTTCTGTTCTCATATCTGCAAGGGTAGTTTCATGCCAAGCCCTGAACACTGCTACACTGGTCTTATAGCAGTTAACCAAAATAAgaataaaggggggggggcaaaagtTTCATGTGTATGAATTTTATAGTTTCCATAGAAACAACATTCACATGATGGCTGTCTTTTTCTAATTCACTGTATGTAGCATTTTCCAGTTCATGGAATGTGGGAAATTTGACACTAATCCAAATACTGGGTGTTATAAACACCAAAGCTACCTAGCAATTTTGCCCTGTCACACATGTCCTTTATTGCATGTGATCCATTAttactatagaaaaaaaatttgaaatatagataaggaagggaagaaaaaaaaaaggaacccacCTAATCACTGTTAGGATTTTGGTATATACATTTGTAGTCATTTGATGCATATATCTTATGTAACAAAACCCactttgaaatcaacaaaacaaatggGATCGGTCTAGCTGCAATTAGATCAAATAATGCAATCTTATTTTTTCCTTGGCTTTTAGGCTAccacatttgaaaatgaaatgtatgtcACAAGAACATCAAATGACAGCCAAGAAATATGCTTTTTAGTGAGAAGCAAAATGAATGTTTATTGCACAGATGATGGAATTTGGAGTGAATGGAGTGAAATAGAATGCTGGAGAGGTATGAGATAAAAGAATAGCAACTAAATACCGAGCAATTTGctggtaaaattaattttctttcagtgtATTTTGTAATTATGGAAATCAGAAGGCTCTTTCATATAGCCTATAATCAGAGAAGATAAATTAGCAAGCACCTCAATCGAACATAGATTTATGGAAAATTTAATATTCAGTTTTAACTAGGAATAATTTAACTAGTTTAATTAAGAACcttattatatttctattatcAACATTCTTCTGTTTCTGCTGGTCAATAAAAGAACAAACTAGTTCTTTTTGGGGGAAGCCTATATAGTATTAACAATATATTCCtatgctttcaatttttttaaaaaaatatattgatttttttacagagaggaagggagagggatagagagtaagaaacatcgatgagagaaaaacattgatcagatgcctcctgcacaccccctattggggatgtgcccgaaaccaaggtacatgctcttgaccagaatcgaacctgggacccttcagtccgcaggctgacgctctatccactgagccaaaccggttagggctgctttcaatttttaagagaacagaaatattaaaacaagGATATGTCAGCATATACTTGTTTTTGAGTGTCTAGTACTGTGTCTaatgaatatttttctaattaatatgTCATCATTAGTAAAATACATATTCCATTCCCTTCCAACACTGATTTAAAGTGAcgtggtaaaatatatattttgaaatagaaatataGACTAAAAAAGCCTTGAGAATAAGGCAAAATATCATAAATTAACTAACATTGCTCTTTcagatatataggtatataaatatatatacagatatagataCAAACAAATACTGGCATTTCTATCGTTCATCTCCTTTCATGTCATTCATTATACTAAAATTGCTGTTTGACtacttatatttatatctattaaTATACTGCTATCATTGTtctctttcacttagcaaatatttattaagcacactTTTCAGGCATGAGAGATACAGCAATAAAATAATCCCTGTCCtcatgaaatttatattttattcccaAGTTGAGTAGAGATAAGCAACAAAGAATCCAAATATATCGCATAATCACTAAGGGCCGTggagaaaaaatagagagagggagaactcAATTAACCAAGAGATAATATGAAATCAGAATGAGCCTTACTggttctacttttttctttttgtcactgCTATAAAAAATCTGGGGACTCTATGGGAATGACATTGAGAAAGTTATGTCCCAAATATCTTGTCATTTGTCAATTAATGGTTTATGGTGAGTTTTTAGAC
The sequence above is a segment of the Myotis daubentonii chromosome X, mMyoDau2.1, whole genome shotgun sequence genome. Coding sequences within it:
- the IL13RA2 gene encoding interleukin-13 receptor subunit alpha-2 isoform X2 encodes the protein MAFIRLDVRCLYAILICTAFGSTLSSNTEIKVNPPEDFEIVDPGYLGYLYLQWQPPLFLDNCEEHTVEYELKYRNIDSENWRTIITKNLLYKDGFDLNKGVEAKIHTVLQGQCTNGSEVQSSWSEASYWTSPQGNLETKIQDMDCIYYNWQYLLCSWKLGMDVNFDTNYYLFYWYEGLDHALQCSDYIEDNGKNIGCKFSYLEEPDYKNFYICVNGSSKSQLIRPSYFILQLQNIVKPLPPDYLNIIVKKSEDINLEWNIPEGPIPANCFIYEIKFTEDNTTWMATTFENEMYVTRTSNDSQEICFLVRSKMNVYCTDDGIWSEWSEIECWRGVRQEEILAFLIPFAFILFLILVITCLLVSKQKALQKMILQKTQEVFPRQETIC
- the LOC132223266 gene encoding short transmembrane mitochondrial protein 1-like; this encodes MVQCLVGFTFGNLVGMCLAQNYDMPNLVKKLEIKKDMDAKKKPPSS